ATTTGGTAGACCATCATGCAGATATGAACATTGCGAATCATTTTAATAATACATGTCTGATGATTGCAACATGCAACGGCCATTTAGATGTTGTAAGTATAATTATGAGTTTGATAATGTTTCTTCGTGGCCCAAGAAgtttacaaaaaatgttttgttCTGAATTCAGTCGGATTAAAGTAACAAGATTGATCTcagcaattttaatttgattttatATCAAAACAGGTGACATTTCTTTTAGAAATAGGTGCAAATCCAAATGAAAAACAAAATTGTGGTGCCACAGCTTTGCACTTAGCTGCAGACTGTGGACATGTGGCCATAGTATGCGAGTTATTGAAATTTAAGGCTGAAATGACTAAGAATAATAATGGAATGACACCACTGATGATAGCAGCAGGGCGTACCAGATCAAAAGTTGTGAAGTACTTAATAAAATGGACACCTGTCAGTACAGAAGAGATCATTGATGCGTTTGAACTTCTAGGTGCATCTTATGCAAATAGTGCAGCACACAAAGACAATTATCCTTTATTAAAAGCATACAAATATTTGAGAAAAGCAATGGAACTTAGGTGTGTATTGAAAGCAACATTCAATTTGAAGTTGGATAGATAATTATTGGATATTACAGGTTTAACGATCCTGAAAATATAATCTACAAAACTTTAGGTGAACCAGTGAAGGCGTACAATAATTGGAAGGAAAGTGAATCATTAGAAGAACTGGATTCCATTCAGTTTGATACAAATGCTATTCATATGGAGTCCTTAGCTATTCGAGAGAGAATTCTAGGTGTTTGTTCTACTTTTTAAAATTAGTAACTGAATCAATAAATTAAcaggaaatattatttttattaaattttaatatcaGGGCAGCATAATCCGGAAGTAACGTATCACATACTCATTAGGGGTGCAATATTTGCTGACAATGCTAAATTTGATAGATGTATGGAACTGTGGCTTCATGCTCTATATTTAAAACAGTTAAATAACGTTTCCATCGTAAAAGATCTTCCTATGTTTACAAAGGTATTCTAACAGAATattgttcaaatcaatataacGCCTCAGTTTATTTTTTTCTCTCGCTTCCGTTTATAGATATTCTCACAAATGATACTCGCAGGAGCCGAGATCGACTTCTCTCAAGTTTTAAGTGTTTTGCTGGCTATTGTAACAGTATTTATCCGCAATAAATTGAGAATGAAGAGTTTGCACTCTAAAGAAGATATTGAACAGTATGTTGTAAGTTATAATAACAAAGTTTAGCTTTTTATAGGTTCAACAAACAAATTTTAACATTTACAAGACAAAATTTGTTTACAAAGGAGGAAACGGAATTGTGCATCACGAGCGCACTGTATATATTATCGATAGTAGCAAAACTTTTAGCAGTGAACGAAAACAAAATACTGGATCAGGATATAGCGAATGCATACTGTCTAGTCCACAAACTGTGCGCTCTAGAATTGCGCTTAAAGGATGGACAAACGTTGTTGCATCTTGCTGTGAATGCCAATACAGTTGTCGATGACGTCGACACTTATAAATTCCCATGTGCAGCAACAGCAAAGTTGCTTATACGTTGCGGAGCTGATGTAGATGCAATGGACAATAAAAGGAATACTCCCTTACACGTGATTGCTAGTTGCAAAGTGCcaaagtatatatatacatgtattttATTGGTTCTCCTTGGTAATACAATTCTATCATTACAATATCTTCTTACTCTATCTTATCCAAcatttccttaaaattacattGTATCTT
This genomic stretch from Megalopta genalis isolate 19385.01 chromosome 5, iyMegGena1_principal, whole genome shotgun sequence harbors:
- the LOC117218146 gene encoding protein fem-1 homolog B, which gives rise to MEVTKWNEFTIEASITRDRKRVYYHAKDGMAIAVYLLCSKASPELVDQLINQRVVERDGHECTPLMIAARYGHDKVVKILLDKFKPDLEQEGTVKFDGQVIEKVTALWCAAAAGYLTVVKSLVEAGANVNHPTATHCTPLRAACFNGRLDIIKYLVDHHADMNIANHFNNTCLMIATCNGHLDVVTFLLEIGANPNEKQNCGATALHLAADCGHVAIVCELLKFKAEMTKNNNGMTPLMIAAGRTRSKVVKYLIKWTPVSTEEIIDAFELLGASYANSAAHKDNYPLLKAYKYLRKAMELRFNDPENIIYKTLGEPVKAYNNWKESESLEELDSIQFDTNAIHMESLAIRERILGQHNPEVTYHILIRGAIFADNAKFDRCMELWLHALYLKQLNNVSIVKDLPMFTKIFSQMILAGAEIDFSQVLSVLLAIVTVFIRNKLRMKSLHSKEDIEQYVEETELCITSALYILSIVAKLLAVNENKILDQDIANAYCLVHKLCALELRLKDGQTLLHLAVNANTVVDDVDTYKFPCAATAKLLIRCGADVDAMDNKRNTPLHVIASCKVPNSALLKTLYSIIKDLREAGAHMDIVNKRGRTPFYAVYSVHLENLLRSRRKLSLKCMAAKVIKTYNLPYCGKVPLSLESFIELHGPGDN